Below is a window of Stygiolobus azoricus DNA.
TGGTAGGAGCTATTATACTCTCTTTAGTCTTCTCTCCCTTTATCCCCTTGAAGGCGAGCTTAATGATAACCTTAGGGTCAGGTTGGTATTCGTATACGGGGCCTTTTGTAGCTAAGTACTTCGATCCTGCTCTCGGCGTGATCGGTTTTCTTAGCAACTTCTTGAGAGAGCAATTAGCTTTCGTCTTGTTACCGATCTTACTAAGAGTGAAGGCAACTCCCATAGGTGCTATAGCTATAGGAGGAGCTACGTCAATGGACGTAACTTTACCTCTATATGTGGACTTATTAGGAGGAGAATATGCTGTAGGGGCGATGATAAGCGGTTTTATTCTGACTTTACTAGTACCTATAATATTGCCTATTATCGCTTTACTGTGATTAGAGACTCTACGGAGTTTCGAAGTTAAGCAACCTTATCCTCTTTACGAACTTACACTTTTGTAAAACTTTAAACTTATTTAACGATCTAGGTATAACGAGCTCATCCACTGACACAATAGAGTCGATATATCTATCTAGAGTATCATCATCTACGTCCTCTAACACGAGTTTTTTAATGTTCCTGAACAATACGGGTTTACCGAGACTCACTATCTCGTTCTTATTAGCCTCAAGTTCTTCAATGTCTGATATGACCACAACGTCCTTTCTAGCCTCTTTAAACCCCTCGATAAATGCACTACCTGTCTCCCTAGCCTTGTAAACTACATTATCGATCTTTTCCCCAGCTTTTCCCGCTAGTCCCAGAAAAGTACTCATAGCCTGGTTCATTATTTCCCCTACCGTCTTCCCGCTTTGTCTTGCGAGATTTACTATCCTGTTATAGAGATCTCTATCTACTCCCCTTACAGTAATGGTCTTCTTATTATTATTGTTTTGATCTTGAGGATTTGAAGACATATGTTAAAATTGTCATACTGTTTAATAAGTTTTACTGTAATACATGTTTAACAAATCATGAGGTCATCCTCAGCCTCGATTTCACCATATGTAAAACCTTATCGTCAGCCCTTAACCACTTCAATTCCCTCTCCAAAATATCTAAACCTAACCTATGGACATCATACAAGATCCTAGCCACTTTATCAGCCTTTGACATCGTCGATATTATTGCCTCCTCTAAACTTTCACCCTCCTTCACCCTCAACACGATTTCAGCTATCTTGTTAAGTTCATCCGGGACTCCCACTATGGAATCCCTTAACTTTATCCTCACACGGGGGTACTCATATCCCCTCATTCTGGCTAACTCAGTAGTAGCGTGCTTTAACCTTCTTCCCTTATCTACAATTCCTCCCAAAATGAATACGTCAGAATTCCTTATTATCTCCTCGTTTGCATCAACATCACCGTAAGGGTCAAGTATTATTGTTTTTGCTTCGACCCTGAACTCGCTAACATTTATTGCCTTCCCTACCCTCACGTTCCCTACTATCACTAAATTACCGTCCCACCAGAACCTTCTT
It encodes the following:
- the trm10 gene encoding tRNA (adenine(9)-N1)-methyltransferase Trm10, which produces MMLSHYFSRLLKEQGYYSIHIGHEKPDLQTLAVKMLVKGYGILDEKREGNSVAEVEGIKLLKGRGSEKSDCVFRKGGKNIITNPPEFPKIVVDLGLFDILTEEEKKKTLVQLNMTLNTIRRFWWDGNLVIVGNVRVGKAINVSEFRVEAKTIILDPYGDVDANEEIIRNSDVFILGGIVDKGRRLKHATTELARMRGYEYPRVRIKLRDSIVGVPDELNKIAEIVLRVKEGESLEEAIISTMSKADKVARILYDVHRLGLDILERELKWLRADDKVLHMVKSRLRMTS